A region of the Hydra vulgaris chromosome 12, alternate assembly HydraT2T_AEP genome:
GAGCATTGtttagaaaatcaaaaataaacaattaattttaaaagcaatgttAAGAAACTttgcttttgaatttaattgGCAAAAAGTCAACAAACTAAAATacattcataataaaaatttatattaaaatatttgttatcagTTTTGTAaagaaatgcataaaaaaaactatgaaaaaactatgaaaaacgaccgcaaatatatttgcaaaccATGAATAGGAGAAAATAAGCAATGTAATACTGTTTCACGTTCTGTAATTTACTGGTAACAAAAATATTCCAGTCTTATATAAGATGCAATAGCTGCAAACTTACATTCAATGCTCACCTATTATGCATTTATAATAAGCAGTGcttgtaaattttctttttccttttcttcCATCCTTGCTAAGAGCATTCAAAACGTTTTTTACTGTCCTGCCACTCCTGTCGAATGAGTAAccttaaaaactattaaaataaattaaaagcatgATTAAATATTGAACCAAatttaaataaccttaaaagGTCACAATATATTGTGAGCAAataaaagacctttttttataagtactaatacaatatataatatataaatataacacacacacacacacacacacacacacacacacacacacacacacacacagatatatatatatatatatatatatatatatatatatatatatatatatatatatatatatatatatatatatatatatatatatatatatatatatatatatttgtgtgtgtgtgtgtgtctctAAGATACATGAATGTaccaaacattaaaaaatcttttaatttagaggaatacttttttttagcaattttatatCATGGTTCCATAGATGTGTGGCTTAAATAGCCTTGCTGTTTAACCCACACAacaattttatgttgtttaatCCACACAACTAATAGTAGCCTTGCTATTTCATCTCAAAATGAAAAcgatattgaaaatatttatgaataacttttttttacataaattgcTAGTTTAGATGAGCATTCTGATGTcacactgaaatagcctgctgccaggGGCTTCAGTATATCCATCggctgacaaatagcctgacttgcagtggagtgctactacatcgactgagggtttagcATGGCGCAGCAAtcttctttcattattctttgtttttttcttctttttttaaagacgcggtatgctataaagataagcaaaaatAGTGACCAAATGCTTATCTAAATAAGTtatagaagatatatatatatatatatataatatatatatatatatatatatatatatatatatatatatatatatatatatatatatatatatatatatatatatatatatatatacattcattgattcattgtgtgtgtgtgtgtatatatatatatatatatatatatatatatatatatatatatacattcattgATTcattgtgtgtgtgtatatatatatatatatatatatatatatatatatatatatatatatatatatatatatatatatatatatacatacacacaacGAATGTAggttatatttacatatatatatatatatgaaatttatatatatatatatatatatatatttatatatgcttgTGTGTGCGTGTGTCAATATGTCAATTATTGACTGAActgttaattatataataaacaagTTGAACTATAAACAACTTACTAAGAACATCATCATTCTTATCTTCAGTTTAAAACATTATCATTACCTGGCAACTTTTATAGCTTCAAGCTTCAAGAATATATTCTATAAACTCTTGCCAGCCAGCCTTAGGTTCTGCCTATCAGAAGAAGTCATAGCGTTATTTATAATCAGTAGGCGTCATAGcgctatttatatatatatatatatatatatatatatatatatattatatatatatatatatatatattaaatctattaaatCTTTATTGGAGATCTctgcaaatttaataaatatattaaaaactacaactatatttatctaaatctttacaatttatagtataaaatatctaataaatttatattgccTACAgatttatattgataaataaagaaatatagttCTATTATTAGTATGAAAAAGGTCGAATTTAATGATTTCAATTTAAAGTTAGATAAAGATCAAACTCACGGTCATGAGctcacaaaaaaactttttgaaggaaaaaaatTCTGCTTATTTGATGACCATTTGTAGTGGATATTTGCTAATTAGATTTATAAATCCTGGTAAACAGATAATATTATATAGCTATATAGTTAAACTATAAGTTCAGGTTTAATAATTATCGAACCTGaacttataaacttataaaagttgtcaatttttatgctaaaaaacttaactatttagttatagttatataactataactaaataattgagttttttagcataaaaattgacaacttttaaacaaaaatttttaacaacttatatatatatatatatatatatatatatatatatatatatatatatatatatatatgtaaataaatatatataaacttttagcTTTAAACTGGACACTTAACTTAAACACCAACCCTGACAAACAAGGCCGGTGTGGTTAGATATAAGTTGAGCACGGTTCTTTACGGTACGAGGTGGGAATCAAACTTcgattttcttgtttaaaacgCAAGCACACCACAACACTAAAACTTTTACTATTATCAATGGAACTATCATTATTTTCACTAAAATTCTTACACACCTAGTTACCttgcatttttttgcatttgaacttgtttttaaaatattctcaatAACATTGAATCTCTCAAACGTACTTATTGGTTTTTTTCCAATATTGTCAACATTCAAACTAAAATCATCATCTCCACTTTGTTTGATGTTTTTAAGCCTATCAAGAATTCGGGCTAGCGAACCTTGAAtccaatgaaaatttttatgcaaattaataaacaaagaattaaatcaaaaaaaatagataCACAAATACATTTATGCATCAACAAGATACATGaatgtatatacataataatgataattcaaattaataacaaGATTCATGAATGTATATACATTCATGTATCTTGTTGATGCATAAATGTATTCGTGtatctattttttttgatttaattctttgtttattaatttggattattattattattaattggattattttggattattattattattaattggaTATGTATCCAAGATACGTAAATGTAACAATATTAGAAATGTTGCTTCCTAATGAACCTTCTGAAGATAAAACATATAATcaaagaacaatttttattaaacaatagcTTTTGTTAATTGGACTTAATtgacatttataatttaattaaaaaaaaaatggctgaTGAATGGAACATGTGAATTTAGTAATGGCAGACATTCATTTATGAATTCCTTGTCGACTATTAGATTGTTATATTGTGataaattgttatattgttgTATGGCTGTTGGATACTATTCGATTATTGGTTTATGAAACTTATAAATTAACTACGTAATAAATTAGCAAATTAGCTAAAGTATCTCACTTTAAAGTTTTCATAGTTCCTATTGTATCACATGTAATTTATATTGAATACAGCAAATGCTTATACTGGGATATTTATGAAAACTATGGAATAAAATCTAAGTATAAAAGTTCTGGAATTGCAAAACTTAAATTGATTTGTAGGTTctgtaaaattgaaaaaactgtttcactcttaacaaaaaaaattaaaggtctCAAAACTAATAAACATTCCGAAACGCTCTCTCCGTTGgcttccacaaaaaaaaaaaaagcggacTCGTCTCTCACTGACGAgtccgctttttttttttgtggaggCCATAACTTCACAGCGctttttgaagcaattcttttGATCGTACAGCCctgaaattttacaaataatctTTTGCCGACTAACAATAGCTATATTTGTTACATTTGATTCAATAAGTATTTTAGATTTACGATGTCCCACCTCCCCGTTGGTTAGATCTGGAACTCCGAAAAAAATATCGGAAACCGAGAGGGCATCAAAAAGTGTTAAgtatcaatataaatttaattaaaaattttacaaatattccacttgttaatttcagacaaataaaaatgcgtccaaaaaaaaacaaatacatcaGCCGAGAAGAAGACCCAACCAAcatttaaattagtaataaaaaaaaatatgctccaaatatttttgttaattattatatacagaattcaaaataaatttttattgaatattaatCATAATCAATAAGTgtaataattcaattttatcaagactaaaaagtagaaaataaaataaataaaaaaaactttttaaaaatagctttcTATTCAATcgactaaaaagtagaaaataacttttttctgtttCTGGTACTCGTGAAAATCATGTACTTAGTAATAATCACTTTTGTAAAGCCAATACTGGAAGTCATTGAAGGCAATTCATGTAcgtatgtaaacaaacaaactcATCGAAGTAAAGGAATAGAAAGTTTGGTGCCTTTTAAATCAGACGctttcaaaatcaaatttgttttaaatatacataaagcTAAATGCGCCAAACTTTCTATTCCTTTACTTCGATgagtttgtttgtttacatacgTACATGAGTTGCCTTCAATGTCTTCCAGTATTGGCTTTACAAAAGTGATTATTACTAAGTACATGATTTCCACGAGTACCAGaaacagaaaaaagttattttctactttttagtcgATTGAATAgaaagctatttttaaaaagttttttttatttattttatttttgcaagtaTTCTttcgaaatgatttgtttcgcaattTTATTTTCGTAAATGATATTTACggaattactattatttatttttttcgtatAATGCATAACGGAAGGTGAATTTGCGCAAGTACAACTTCCGCAATAGCAACTTGAAGTACGGAAGATAAAAATGGGAGATTTtcgtaagtttttgtttacgGCGAACAACGCTAGTCTATACCTAAAAGAAACATGGCTTATTTTGCGATAGATTTAACCTACCTAACGGAACTTTACACCATATTTGCGCATGCGTGACGCTTGCGCGAAACTGTCTATTTATTTAAAGTGACATCGGCGcgatcattatttttataaattaggtATACTCTTGCAAGTTTAAGTATATCAGGGTATACTCCTTGATCTAACGATAGATTTACTATGTGGAATAAAGGTTTTGGAATGCtctttttttgttagatatAAGGGTATTACTGGAAATTTCATCAAACCCTggagatttatttttttcaaagaaaaataaccTGCATCAAATTTAAGAAAAGTTAACTATTATACATTGTTgcatttgttgatttttttacatgttttaaatgACGTAGAAGTTGGTATAATTTGATTTGTGAGACTAATCCAAacatttgtaaagtatttactAAACTCGTTAGTACTCGTTAGTAATATATctgatttattaatattaattcttcgaggtaatactgaactttttatttgccTTCGGCCCATTATGTCATTATTTAatgaccatgtttttttaacatcaaactTGGAATTGCTAATTTGTTTTctataacacattttttaaaatattttttaagaagatgttcataaaaattcttatgatttttgtatattttatcattctctgtacttttattttttaagaacttgTTAACAAATtcttctttttactttttaccaccttcattttttctaaatggatctctcatttttttataataaggcACATAATTGTTATACACAAATCTTATTTATACTTTCTAAAGCCAAGGCATACACACATACGTAGATATTCTTTAAGCTTAAATCATACCACGTCACTTATAATGGTTACATAACCAACCTCTtttctattgcttttttaagatttagCCCATTGTGCTTATTTATACCcgctccctttttttttttggttttactaAATTACTGGTGAAATATACGTAAACAGTGAAACAAACGTGAGCCCAAAGGTAACACACAAAGCATATAATCCACTTTCCTCCCGGATCGGACTCACCAAACAGTTCTCGGCAGTATATGCATACTGCTTCTTGCTCGTTATTATTGGTTAATGAAGACTTCTTACGGTTTTTAGGCTATTTTTGTCTCGCTTTTCCTTTTAATAACCTTATCTTTTACAGAATAGACTTTTTTTGGTGtaatttttgtaagtattttcttttctttgcaGTTTTTGTCcgtatctttttttcttttgctacTTTGTTTCTGACAATCTCATCTTTCTCCGATGTATCTGTTAAAATGCGAGTCCTTCCTTCTTTGGGgccaattattttaaaactcgTGGCGTCAAAACGTCCAATATTAGTCGAACGCTTTCAAATTCTTCAAAAGTTTCTTTTGGGGTTCTTGCTACATCTGCTTGTGAAGTTTTGAGAAGTCCTGGAGTTAATGGTCCAATATGCTTAGTATTATCTGGTTCTACATCTGAATAAAGGCAAAATATCACaatcaaagtttatttaaaaaatcacaaatattgttattattattattaccagtAGCAAAAGACAGGAAGTTCTTGACTGGTAGTAGCTAAATCAGGAACTTCAAACCGTACCATAGTCACTGCTGGTTCTAGGCGGTGTGTAACTTTTAAAGGCATATATTCAACATCCGAAAAAGTTTCGCGATTGAATGGACAGATTCCGCTGACTATAAACCCTGCACACATGTTTTTCATTGTCATTGCCAGAGGAAATGCATAACGCAAACAGCTTGGAATGTCATAAATAGTCATTGTTTTGCCTTTAATTGCATTCATCCATGCGTCACATGCAGtgttgaagaattttttaaaaggaaagtAAACAGATCTATCTAATGGCAGCAGTTTGTGTGAGCTGTGAGGTGGAATAGACAACATAATAACTCCATTGGCTTTCGCAAAATCCAAAATTTCTAGGTTAATGTGTGATTCATGATTGTCACGTAGCAATAAAGCTGGTCGCTGTGAGGTGCATCGTACGTGAGTCACAAAGTGCTTCATGAACAGCAAAAAACTCTGTCCATTCATTGGTGCATTGGTGGAATAGCATTCCCAGAAGCGCTCACAGCACAACACACTGTAACTAATTTTCCTCTTTCGGCCGATGGGACTGCTCCAAATTACTTCACTCCCTTTCTGGCAACAATATTTTGTGGCTTTTGTGCAGTTGTATAACCTGTCTCCTCCAAATATCTGTTGCGGTAAAGCTGTGTTTTGTTAGTATAGAATTCAGATTATcgaaaaataaattcattttatatctGTTAAAGCTGGTGGCACGACTATGGTGAACGCCCGAAGCAATGTAGCTTCGGGCGTTCTTGTTGCAAGCTCTggttttctttttagaaacgaAGAAAACCATTCTACACCAGCACGCTCGTTCTTTTCCCACGAAAGAGGAATTttgcatttagtttttttcgcttagtttttaacaaacttttacaCTTCTGCAGGAGTGAGGCCATAGTATACACATGAAACCTCTAATATGTATCTCGTAAGCGCATCTTCTTCTTCCATAGTAAAAACATTTCTGTTGTTGTGGTACCCCACAGTTAAACTGGTCAGCGTGCTTAGCATTGCTTTGATTTTGATGCAGTATCTTCTGAGTGTCACATAAAGGATTCCATAGTCTTCTGCAACTCCTCAGTATTTCTCTCCATTTTCAAATACTCTTTTTACAGCAGCAAGCGTCTAATCGCTTGATGTTATGCTTTTTGCTGTGTCTTTCGTTTAAAATAACgcattctaaaaataatttattcacgCCGATAACTTTTTCACAACTgcagttttacaaaatttctaaTAGCCGTGACCGCAAATagttttcaagaaaaatatcGATCCTTGATTTAAACTCTTATTTAGTATGCCAGTATggatagttataaaataataaaaataatatatgagCGATTATAGAAGAAATATAATTGATGCCTTTAAACAAAAACGCTCCAACAAACCCCAATCAAATCGTTCCAACAAACCCCCATTTAACCAGTGCATTCTTAAACAACTTGATTAAGGTACCCCATGCACAAAACCCTATAAAAAGCACATTAAAAGAAAGCCCACAAAAAATACTACTTAGATGTTatcaaactattttattatcttttataatacaagattacaattaataatacaaaaatcacaaaaagttaCTTTCATCTGTACAATTCCCTAAAATCTTGAGCAACAacttaatttttgcaatttataatatataaaataatatgtattttagTTCTTGAAAACTTCGTTTCttgtttgtaataataaacTGCTATTTAGTCGGCaccaaatttcaattttttaactagCCCTGTGTTCCGAATaaccccggtctcccctactaTATATTTCTACAGCTGTAATCATACCCAACAAAATTGctaataatagttaaataatcataaatttattttttttagtttttaatgcgTGATATGTATGAGAAAAATTGTCTCGTCTTTGAATTATTAAAGGTCTTTAAATTCTTATCAGAATTAAAATGTTTGAGTTAGTCATTTAGGAGCAAACTTGTTTCTCGACACAACTTCAGCAAGAAAATGGTCGCTCTTTTATATAGTTTTCCTGATACATTGCATAATACATTCTGATAGCCGCTACCCCATCagaaaaaacttccgtgacgcgAATTTTTTTCATgggtatttgaaaaaatttgcgtcacgaaagttttttttaaaaagtaaaagttgtgTGACAATTCTATAAAGTTCTATTTTATGTcccacatttttttttgtgtgtgcttGGTAGCAGAATAAATAAAcgtgtttaaaattttgacagttttttaatttttataaacataatagtGTCTTTAAACCAGAAAAAAGGGAAAACCGTGCAAAATGAAAATCATTATAAGTGTCTTCGATTGTGGTTACCAAAATCAAATCTTAGCATATTGAGACCTTAATATGCAAATTGGCTAACTCCATTTTTTGAAGTATGACTGTTAAAACGGAAAACTAACAAGAGTCTACATATCGATAGCTTAAGATGCAAATTGGCTAACTCCATTTTTTGCCAAAATTTGTTTGCATGCCGATAAAAATTGTGTATTGGCATGCAAACAACAAAATGCCATCATTAAgtcattttgtcaaaaaatgaaGTTACCCAATTTGCATATTAAGGTAtcgatattttttattattatttttgttttgtttcttttaatgttttacaatATTAGTCGTTTTagaattataataatttcaataatataatagaaTGATTACGAgattaattaagtttaaaaaaggaagaacGCGGGATCTCGTAGAAGACCTTAAGGTCTTGTCGTCAAGAACCGCTTTGTTTTTCGACTACATCGTTACATTTATAGcgttaaatatatgtttattctcggcaaaagtaaaaataaataaacgtaaAGGATACAAAACATTCATATATGTAAATGCTaagaaatgaattttaaaaattatactttataaaaattaaaaatataagagtatgttatcgatagataaaaatttctgtttaagttttattttgaatgtgttgtaattccactcttgagtaaaatcaaaatattttaaaactattttgctcCATAAAAAAGCTCCTCGATAAGAGATACAAGATCTACCAAAATTTGTATGCAAAAAAGACTGTTggataaagttttaatttcgaAGATAgtatttgcttgttttttttatgtgggtataaaatataaaaaggatGAAGGGAAGTgctagttttatatttatacataaagcaAAGAATTTTATATACACTAAGTTAATATacattaagaatattcattttaagtaaaatagacctggcatgagtaaaacggtatttaaaatttataatatgcTTCTATTGACGATAAAGAATTTCTAGTGTACTTTTATTTGCTCGAACCCAAGCAGGattagcataattaatatggcaatgaataaatgggtagtataattgaattaaagtatgtttatttaaaaaaggttttgatttGTATAGCCTATACTTCTAgcagttttattatttaggttaacatgatttttccataaaaagttttcatcaatGTAAACAACCAAGAAATAAGTAACTTTAGCTCTCTTTTTTTCAGTATTATCAATATACAAGAAAGGTATATTtgaaagaagattttttttcgaAGCTAGGTAAAAGAGgatcaatttagtttttttgaaatttattgatagtttgtttgatttaaaccagttagaaattttaataatttcactATTCATTTTGTTGAATAATATTGGTAAGTTATTGTCAGTTGTTTTATagagatcattaatataaattaaaaaaacaaaggtcctagtatggatccttgtggtactccgcatgatatatttaataaacttgatGATGAGGTTAAATCTAtcttaataaattgttttcaacttttgaaatagttttttaataatactaatacaTTCCCTGTAATTCCATTGAGTTGTAgtattttagaaagaatttcgTGATCAatagtgtcaaaagcttttgataagtcTATGAAGATGCCTagagtatattgtgattttttaaatgaatttgcAATACTTCTAGTAAGTTGCAGTATTGCATGTTCagcagaattattttttttgaatccaaattaattgttgtataatattttacttatagtTAGAtagttatatattctattatacaaaattctttccaaaacttttgaaaaaacaggGAGAACTTGGGAAAATTTGCGATAGTTATTGAGAGAACTTGAGAAATTGGGCGATAGTTATTGAGTTTAGTTAGTTTACCTCCTTTAAAGATTGGAGTAACTCTAGCTATTTTGAGAGCATCTGGAAATACTGCTTGTTTAATTgagtaactaaaaattttaaaaataatattttaatgatgtCATAAGAACCAATAACAATACTTCCATTTATATCGTCTGATCCAACCGCtttattaagtttaatcatTTTGTAGGCCAATTCAAATTCTTCAAATGttgtttcaaaaacatttagaaaagaATTTAAAGGAGAGGGGGTGTCACTTGCTAAATTAGTGACAATAGGGATAATTTTAGCTAAGTTTGGTCCAACTGATacgaaatatttatttattttgtttgctactCTAATAGGATCATTTATTAGTTCGCCATTTATTTAGAGATcacattttcattttatgaTTACTGATGATTTCGTCAATacatttctatgtttttttagaaccatttttgtatttttcaaacaaatttttggagtaatatttttaaagggtttttctttgtttttgaaattgtttagcATAAGTTTTATAGAGTGTTATATcttcaattgttttaaattttaggtatttaatatacagttttttttattttcaaggattttcttaaatcttttgtaatccatggtgattttatatttttatttgtttttacaaagcTCGCATTTTGGAAAATTTGCATCGTAAATTtcataagatattttaaaaaatgagttgt
Encoded here:
- the LOC136088257 gene encoding uncharacterized protein LOC136088257, producing MNGQSFLLFMKHFVTHVRCTSQRPALLLRDNHESHINLEILDFAKANGVIMLSIPPHSSHKLLPLDRSVYFPFKKFFNTACDAWMNAIKGKTMTIYDIPSCLRYAFPLAMTMKNMCAGFIVSGICPFNRETFSDVEYMPLKVTHRLEPAVTMVRFEVPDLATTSQELPVFCYW